A single genomic interval of Apis cerana isolate GH-2021 linkage group LG14, AcerK_1.0, whole genome shotgun sequence harbors:
- the LOC108000957 gene encoding neuropeptide Y receptor type 1: protein MWEIIVKIISILPIIIIGSFANGGLIYVILKEKSLHTTTNLLIVNMCIADLGTCLICPWMFLCIDLFQNYILGEIGCRLDGSLVHALTLVAVFNLSAISYDRVSAIVLNCSGKLTKRMMYILLFSTWIFGISVAIPLIYFRHYYERQWKNYLETYCTEDTVLIYPYWHIFAGLSVWAPLTIMAICYTAIFIKLDRYESQALKNKYPIVVKYKGKVTQILALIVVAFIICRVPFTALIIRRAQLLKETPKTGQAETIYPLWYISRYLVLVNAAINPLLYGCSSSSLRKKLMLCSVTSWLMQKKKQKVLKTCIISGLKTQNSHNLKPQFPCIRIFYKDRNTIPQISSTII from the exons ATGTgggaaataattgtaaaaatcatCAGCATTTTACCAATTATCATCATTGGATCTTTTGCTAATGGTGGATTAATCTACGTGATActcaaagaaaaatctttacatACTACAACTAATCTCTTAATTGTGAATATGTGTATCGCGGATTTAGGTACATGCTTAATATGTCCATGGATGTTTCTTTGCATCgatctatttcaaaattatattttgggaGAGATTGGTTGTCGATTGGATGGATCATTGGTGCATGCTTTAACATTAGTTGCAGTTTTTAATTTGAGTGCAATTAGTTATGATCGTGTTTCTGCTATTGTCCTTAATTGCTCaggaaaattaacaaaaag gatgatgtatattttacttttctctACTTGGATTTTTGGAATATCTGTTGCCATtcctttgatttattttcggcattattatgaaagacaatggaaaaattatttagaaacttATTGCACTGAAGATACTGTGCTTATTTATCCTTATTGGCATATTTTTGCTGGTTTAAGTGTTTGGGCACCATTGACTATCATGGCAATATGTTATACAGctatttttatcaaa tTAGATCGCTATGAATCACaagctctaaaaaataaatatccaattgtggtaaaatataaaggaaaagtAACACAAATATTGGCTCTTATAGTTGTAGCATTCATTATATGCCGTGTACCATTTACCGCATTAATAATTCGTAGAgcacaattattaaaagaaacgcCTAAAACGGGACAAGCAGAAACTATATATCCATTAtg GTATATTAGCAGATATTTAGTATTAGTTAATGCGGCAATAAATCCTTTATTATATGGCTGTAGTAGTAGTTCACTAAGGAAGAAATTAATGTTGTGTTCTGTTACATCTTGgctaatgcaaaaaaaaaaacaaaaagtgtTAAAAACTTGTATTATCTCAGGATTAAAAACACAAAATTCTCATAATCTAAAACCACAATTTCCTTGTATACGAATCTTTTATAAAGACAGAAACACAATACCACAGATTTCATCGACTATTATATGA
- the LOC108001041 gene encoding zinc finger protein 135-like isoform X1, producing the protein MGSLNLVCPMCCGETFNNPQSLKYHLLSMTDNLYCPGCSQRSDSVMALIQHLDRCGQSVESEASSESKRDTEEDVQQESQPVDTEVLMDTNVEGIDQSFLATVNDTGIMIVGGPQTIQVDENGDIKVVEKMETEETHMEQNSLEFKMSEKVPNIASKAEEKSLSQDQLVAISTTSEADDKNRNKNVITILPDGSELLDGDTGALINMDHINDVGELDEDGLLHVKQELCEIEPEAVYSCTSCDMSFNSVVEHIKQFHDGQEVLLEIADQLDDIPTVPATNTLTSESGNVINNRQRQSMNTLRTEECVDSEGRLYTRKVVQIERFWDRTPAQTSLQSTKAPMIEKFFSNVEGVKVREKRLAATPMRMYRCNQCLQQFSKLGNFRVHACLHGNNRCDSCDQTFATPKALQLHAKVHEGEPDPNQKTFICETCGTEFCSHKSLRLHSRMHAPVRARHVDAPEGTPSATFTCPECGKTLAESYKEAHMALHSGDSVTCTVCNRKFDSADSLAMHAAVHTELSQPHSPTPPTTETATTAEPAENQKPYQCQHCGRRFTRPHEKVKHERIHTGEKPHACEVCGKTFRVSYCLTLHMRTHTGVRPYGCQHCGKRFKASSVYNHHLLTHGEERAYTCPYCPKTFKTRVQLAGHKNSHTKPFRCTECSRPFASLYAARAHIQTHKKDNNLKFSCYICGASYGRAFALKDHLKQHGQDVLAPPEPAREEEIHEGEDFLLAEEEVEDDELVIPSPLPVAQSSEADDTE; encoded by the exons ATGGGCTCGTTGAATCTTGTCTGCCCAATGTGCTGTGGTGAAACGTTTAACAATCCACAGTCATTAAAGTACCATTTATTAAGCATGACGGACAACCTATACTGTCCTGGTTGTTCGCAGCGGTCTGACTCAGTAATGGCACTCATTCAACATTTGGATCGGTGTGGACAAAGTGTTGAATCAGAGGCATCATCTGAATCAAAACGTGATACTGAGGAGGATGTTCAACAGGAATCTCAACCAGTAGATACAGAAGTGTTAATG gATACAAATGTTGAAGGAATAGATCAAAGCTTTCTAGCAACTGTAAATGACACTGGAATTATGATAGTTGGTGGGCCTCAAACTATACAAGTTGATGAAAATG GAGATATTAAAGTCGTAGAAAAGATGGAAACTGAAGAGACACACATGGAGCAAAATTCTTTGGAATTTAAGATGTCAGAAAAAGTTCCTAATATTGCAAGCAAAGcagaagaaaaatctttatctcAGGATCAGTTAGTGGCAATTTCAACCACCTCAGAGGCagatgataaaaatagaaataaaaatgtaattactattttacCTGATGGTTCAGAACTTCTTGATGGAGATACTGGTGCTTTGATAAATATGGATCATATAAATGATGTAGGTGAATTAGATGAAGATGGACTTTTACATGTTAAACAAGAACTTTGTGAG ATTGAACCAGAAGCAGTTTACAGTTGCACTAGTTGTGACATGAGCTTTAATTCTGTTGTGGaacatataaaacaatttcatgATGGACAAGAAGTACTACTTGAAATAGCTGATCAATTAGATGATATTCCTACAGTACCTGCAACTAACACCTTAACTTCAGAATCAGGAAATGTAATCAATAATAGACAAAGGCAAAGTATGAATACTCTTCGTACAGAAGAATGTGTAGACAGTGAAGGAAGATTATATACAAGAAAAGTAGTACAAATAGAAAGATTCTGGGATAGAACTCCTGCACAAACATCACTTCAATCTACTAAAGCAccaatgattgaaaaatttttttctaatgtaGAAGGAGTGAAA GTACGAGAAAAAAGATTGGCTGCAACACCAATGAGAATGTATAGATGTAATCAGTGCCTTCAGCAGTTTTCTAAATTAGGAAACTTTCGAGTTCATGCATGTCTCCATGGCAATAATCGTTGCGATAGTTGTGACCAAACTTTTGCAACACCGAAAGCATTACAATTACATGCAAAAGTACATGAAGGTGAACCTGATCCGAATCAAAAAACTTTCATATGTGAAACTTGTGGTACAGAATTTTGTTCACATAAAAGTTTGCGCTTGCATTCTCGAATGCACGCACCAGTCAGAGCAAGGCATGTTGATGCACCTGAAGGAACACCTAGTGCAACATTCACATGTCCCGAGTGCG gtAAAACATTAGCAGAATCATACAAGGAAGCGCACATGGCATTACATTCTGGTGATTCTGTTACTTGTACAGTATGCAACAGGAAATTTGATTCTGCTGACAGTTTAGCAATGCATGCTGCAGTACATACAGAATTAAGTCAACCACATTCACCAACACCACCTACTACAGAGACTGCTACAACTGCTGAACCTGCAGAAAATCAAAAGCCTTATCAGTGTCAACACTGTGGTCGCAGATTTACAAGACCTCATGAGAAAGTAAAACATGAACGCATCCATACTGGAGAAAAACCACATGCATGTGAg GTTTGCGGTAAAACTTTTCGCGTATCTTATTGTCTGACTTTACATATGAGGACTCACACTGGAGTCAGGCCATATGGATGCCAACATTGTGGTAAAAGATTTAAGGCTTCATCCGTATATAATCATCATTTGCTTACACACGGAGAAGAACGTGCTTACACATGCCCATATTGtccaaaaacttttaaaacacGTGTTCAATTAGCAGGGCACAAAAATAGTCACACTAAACCATTTCGATGCACTGAATGTTCCCGTCCTTTTGCTTCTTTGTATGCCGCGCGTGCTCATATACAAActcataaaaaagataataatttaaagttcagTTGTTATATTTGTGGTGCATCCTATGGTAGAGCATTTGCATTAAAAGATCATTTAAAACAACATGGTCAAGACGTATTAGCTCCACCAGAACCAgcaagagaagaagaaattcatGAAGGAGAAGATTTTTTACTTGCTGAAGAAGAAGTTGAAGATGATGAACTAGTTATTCCGTCACCATTACCCGTTGCGCAATCATCAGAAGCTGATGATACAGAATGA
- the LOC108001041 gene encoding zinc finger protein 431-like isoform X2: protein MGSLNLVCPMCCGETFNNPQSLKYHLLSMTDNLYCPGCSQRSDSVMALIQHLDRCGQSVESEASSESKRDTEEDVQQESQPVDTEVLMDTNVEGIDQSFLATVNDTGIMIVGGPQTIQVDENVVEKMETEETHMEQNSLEFKMSEKVPNIASKAEEKSLSQDQLVAISTTSEADDKNRNKNVITILPDGSELLDGDTGALINMDHINDVGELDEDGLLHVKQELCEIEPEAVYSCTSCDMSFNSVVEHIKQFHDGQEVLLEIADQLDDIPTVPATNTLTSESGNVINNRQRQSMNTLRTEECVDSEGRLYTRKVVQIERFWDRTPAQTSLQSTKAPMIEKFFSNVEGVKVREKRLAATPMRMYRCNQCLQQFSKLGNFRVHACLHGNNRCDSCDQTFATPKALQLHAKVHEGEPDPNQKTFICETCGTEFCSHKSLRLHSRMHAPVRARHVDAPEGTPSATFTCPECGKTLAESYKEAHMALHSGDSVTCTVCNRKFDSADSLAMHAAVHTELSQPHSPTPPTTETATTAEPAENQKPYQCQHCGRRFTRPHEKVKHERIHTGEKPHACEVCGKTFRVSYCLTLHMRTHTGVRPYGCQHCGKRFKASSVYNHHLLTHGEERAYTCPYCPKTFKTRVQLAGHKNSHTKPFRCTECSRPFASLYAARAHIQTHKKDNNLKFSCYICGASYGRAFALKDHLKQHGQDVLAPPEPAREEEIHEGEDFLLAEEEVEDDELVIPSPLPVAQSSEADDTE, encoded by the exons ATGGGCTCGTTGAATCTTGTCTGCCCAATGTGCTGTGGTGAAACGTTTAACAATCCACAGTCATTAAAGTACCATTTATTAAGCATGACGGACAACCTATACTGTCCTGGTTGTTCGCAGCGGTCTGACTCAGTAATGGCACTCATTCAACATTTGGATCGGTGTGGACAAAGTGTTGAATCAGAGGCATCATCTGAATCAAAACGTGATACTGAGGAGGATGTTCAACAGGAATCTCAACCAGTAGATACAGAAGTGTTAATG gATACAAATGTTGAAGGAATAGATCAAAGCTTTCTAGCAACTGTAAATGACACTGGAATTATGATAGTTGGTGGGCCTCAAACTATACAAGTTGATGAAAATG TCGTAGAAAAGATGGAAACTGAAGAGACACACATGGAGCAAAATTCTTTGGAATTTAAGATGTCAGAAAAAGTTCCTAATATTGCAAGCAAAGcagaagaaaaatctttatctcAGGATCAGTTAGTGGCAATTTCAACCACCTCAGAGGCagatgataaaaatagaaataaaaatgtaattactattttacCTGATGGTTCAGAACTTCTTGATGGAGATACTGGTGCTTTGATAAATATGGATCATATAAATGATGTAGGTGAATTAGATGAAGATGGACTTTTACATGTTAAACAAGAACTTTGTGAG ATTGAACCAGAAGCAGTTTACAGTTGCACTAGTTGTGACATGAGCTTTAATTCTGTTGTGGaacatataaaacaatttcatgATGGACAAGAAGTACTACTTGAAATAGCTGATCAATTAGATGATATTCCTACAGTACCTGCAACTAACACCTTAACTTCAGAATCAGGAAATGTAATCAATAATAGACAAAGGCAAAGTATGAATACTCTTCGTACAGAAGAATGTGTAGACAGTGAAGGAAGATTATATACAAGAAAAGTAGTACAAATAGAAAGATTCTGGGATAGAACTCCTGCACAAACATCACTTCAATCTACTAAAGCAccaatgattgaaaaatttttttctaatgtaGAAGGAGTGAAA GTACGAGAAAAAAGATTGGCTGCAACACCAATGAGAATGTATAGATGTAATCAGTGCCTTCAGCAGTTTTCTAAATTAGGAAACTTTCGAGTTCATGCATGTCTCCATGGCAATAATCGTTGCGATAGTTGTGACCAAACTTTTGCAACACCGAAAGCATTACAATTACATGCAAAAGTACATGAAGGTGAACCTGATCCGAATCAAAAAACTTTCATATGTGAAACTTGTGGTACAGAATTTTGTTCACATAAAAGTTTGCGCTTGCATTCTCGAATGCACGCACCAGTCAGAGCAAGGCATGTTGATGCACCTGAAGGAACACCTAGTGCAACATTCACATGTCCCGAGTGCG gtAAAACATTAGCAGAATCATACAAGGAAGCGCACATGGCATTACATTCTGGTGATTCTGTTACTTGTACAGTATGCAACAGGAAATTTGATTCTGCTGACAGTTTAGCAATGCATGCTGCAGTACATACAGAATTAAGTCAACCACATTCACCAACACCACCTACTACAGAGACTGCTACAACTGCTGAACCTGCAGAAAATCAAAAGCCTTATCAGTGTCAACACTGTGGTCGCAGATTTACAAGACCTCATGAGAAAGTAAAACATGAACGCATCCATACTGGAGAAAAACCACATGCATGTGAg GTTTGCGGTAAAACTTTTCGCGTATCTTATTGTCTGACTTTACATATGAGGACTCACACTGGAGTCAGGCCATATGGATGCCAACATTGTGGTAAAAGATTTAAGGCTTCATCCGTATATAATCATCATTTGCTTACACACGGAGAAGAACGTGCTTACACATGCCCATATTGtccaaaaacttttaaaacacGTGTTCAATTAGCAGGGCACAAAAATAGTCACACTAAACCATTTCGATGCACTGAATGTTCCCGTCCTTTTGCTTCTTTGTATGCCGCGCGTGCTCATATACAAActcataaaaaagataataatttaaagttcagTTGTTATATTTGTGGTGCATCCTATGGTAGAGCATTTGCATTAAAAGATCATTTAAAACAACATGGTCAAGACGTATTAGCTCCACCAGAACCAgcaagagaagaagaaattcatGAAGGAGAAGATTTTTTACTTGCTGAAGAAGAAGTTGAAGATGATGAACTAGTTATTCCGTCACCATTACCCGTTGCGCAATCATCAGAAGCTGATGATACAGAATGA
- the LOC108000964 gene encoding thioredoxin domain-containing protein 15 isoform X1 — protein sequence MFFSRKNFCLFIIVLVHVIGVFGRMGECEVIEVISFKNSDQKPESNSEDVKYEEENKIIEANVTATNSSSNVTKVNCLTDKVYGPVEIVNATRLMKLLILEPGPSNKSRNDKEGRLLPGTCVIVLFYARWSIFSSQAAPHFNALPRSFPHIKAVALDAIKYQNFNAQYGIVGVPTLMLVHNGKPVAKFNYTVYTLETFAKFITQITNLQPNGSLYVTSLDFSGPVSSTPSNGTDYCLVLSWIFITACALYFTSQSRWWQQFVELIQNTWRESNAQHEHVD from the exons atgtttttttctagaaagaaCTTCTGTTTATTTATCATAGTTTTAG TTCATGTAATAGGTGTTTTTGGACGAATGGGCGAATGTGAAGTGATAGAAGTAATCTCATTTAAGAACTCTGATCAAAAACCTGAATCTAATTCAGAAGATGTAAAgtatgaagaagaaaataaaattattgaagcaAATGTGACAGCAACTAATTCATCTTCTAATGTGACTAAAGTCAATTGTTTAACAGATAAAGTCTATGGGCCAGtagaa attGTTAATGCAACcagattaatgaaattattaatcttagaACCTGGACCATCAAATAAAAGTAGAAATGATAAAGAAGGCAGACTTTTACCAGGAACTTGtgtaatagtattattttatgcCAGATGGAGTATATTCAGTAGTCAAGCTGCGCCACATTTTAATGCATTGCCACGTTCATTTCCACATATTAAAGCAGTAGCACTAGAtgctattaaatatcaaaa ttttaatGCTCAATATGGAATTGTTGGAGTTCCAACATTAATGCTTGTTCATAATGGGAAACCTgtagcaaaatttaattatactgtTTATACATTGGAaacttttgcaaaatttataacacaAATAACTAATTTACAACCAAATGGATCATTATATGTTACATCCTTGGATTTTTCTGGTCCTGTTTCTAGTACACCTTCTAATGGAACAGATTATTGTTTAGTCCTTTCATGGATTTTCATTACTGCATGTGCTTTGTATTTTACATCTCAAAGTAGATGGTGGCAACAATTTGtagaattaattcaaaatacatgGCGTGAAAGTAATGCTCAACATGAGCATGttgattaa
- the LOC108000964 gene encoding thioredoxin domain-containing protein 15 isoform X2 translates to MFFSRKNFCLFIIVLGVFGRMGECEVIEVISFKNSDQKPESNSEDVKYEEENKIIEANVTATNSSSNVTKVNCLTDKVYGPVEIVNATRLMKLLILEPGPSNKSRNDKEGRLLPGTCVIVLFYARWSIFSSQAAPHFNALPRSFPHIKAVALDAIKYQNFNAQYGIVGVPTLMLVHNGKPVAKFNYTVYTLETFAKFITQITNLQPNGSLYVTSLDFSGPVSSTPSNGTDYCLVLSWIFITACALYFTSQSRWWQQFVELIQNTWRESNAQHEHVD, encoded by the exons atgtttttttctagaaagaaCTTCTGTTTATTTATCATAGTTTTAG GTGTTTTTGGACGAATGGGCGAATGTGAAGTGATAGAAGTAATCTCATTTAAGAACTCTGATCAAAAACCTGAATCTAATTCAGAAGATGTAAAgtatgaagaagaaaataaaattattgaagcaAATGTGACAGCAACTAATTCATCTTCTAATGTGACTAAAGTCAATTGTTTAACAGATAAAGTCTATGGGCCAGtagaa attGTTAATGCAACcagattaatgaaattattaatcttagaACCTGGACCATCAAATAAAAGTAGAAATGATAAAGAAGGCAGACTTTTACCAGGAACTTGtgtaatagtattattttatgcCAGATGGAGTATATTCAGTAGTCAAGCTGCGCCACATTTTAATGCATTGCCACGTTCATTTCCACATATTAAAGCAGTAGCACTAGAtgctattaaatatcaaaa ttttaatGCTCAATATGGAATTGTTGGAGTTCCAACATTAATGCTTGTTCATAATGGGAAACCTgtagcaaaatttaattatactgtTTATACATTGGAaacttttgcaaaatttataacacaAATAACTAATTTACAACCAAATGGATCATTATATGTTACATCCTTGGATTTTTCTGGTCCTGTTTCTAGTACACCTTCTAATGGAACAGATTATTGTTTAGTCCTTTCATGGATTTTCATTACTGCATGTGCTTTGTATTTTACATCTCAAAGTAGATGGTGGCAACAATTTGtagaattaattcaaaatacatgGCGTGAAAGTAATGCTCAACATGAGCATGttgattaa
- the LOC108000964 gene encoding thioredoxin domain-containing protein 15 isoform X3 has product MGECEVIEVISFKNSDQKPESNSEDVKYEEENKIIEANVTATNSSSNVTKVNCLTDKVYGPVEIVNATRLMKLLILEPGPSNKSRNDKEGRLLPGTCVIVLFYARWSIFSSQAAPHFNALPRSFPHIKAVALDAIKYQNFNAQYGIVGVPTLMLVHNGKPVAKFNYTVYTLETFAKFITQITNLQPNGSLYVTSLDFSGPVSSTPSNGTDYCLVLSWIFITACALYFTSQSRWWQQFVELIQNTWRESNAQHEHVD; this is encoded by the exons ATGGGCGAATGTGAAGTGATAGAAGTAATCTCATTTAAGAACTCTGATCAAAAACCTGAATCTAATTCAGAAGATGTAAAgtatgaagaagaaaataaaattattgaagcaAATGTGACAGCAACTAATTCATCTTCTAATGTGACTAAAGTCAATTGTTTAACAGATAAAGTCTATGGGCCAGtagaa attGTTAATGCAACcagattaatgaaattattaatcttagaACCTGGACCATCAAATAAAAGTAGAAATGATAAAGAAGGCAGACTTTTACCAGGAACTTGtgtaatagtattattttatgcCAGATGGAGTATATTCAGTAGTCAAGCTGCGCCACATTTTAATGCATTGCCACGTTCATTTCCACATATTAAAGCAGTAGCACTAGAtgctattaaatatcaaaa ttttaatGCTCAATATGGAATTGTTGGAGTTCCAACATTAATGCTTGTTCATAATGGGAAACCTgtagcaaaatttaattatactgtTTATACATTGGAaacttttgcaaaatttataacacaAATAACTAATTTACAACCAAATGGATCATTATATGTTACATCCTTGGATTTTTCTGGTCCTGTTTCTAGTACACCTTCTAATGGAACAGATTATTGTTTAGTCCTTTCATGGATTTTCATTACTGCATGTGCTTTGTATTTTACATCTCAAAGTAGATGGTGGCAACAATTTGtagaattaattcaaaatacatgGCGTGAAAGTAATGCTCAACATGAGCATGttgattaa
- the LOC108000968 gene encoding uncharacterized protein LOC108000968, which produces MVSFCEISVIMLLTFSSINFIHSNIGNWEACGGRLERALDALHKDSSRRKGFEEEKPGTLYQQELRSVPLEMSVSRIVVKLSQGARNTGNWARVEKCIYEPNNNSLQTRVMFNDLSVSGMVSLIPRDHQSPVSAESCRMTLRLRRAGVDFLTSPIARGRGQMRIRTESSFLEPRFASIYAYGCHPTRLDKQIKRQDKWPPFYPPRDEYTILPLALNDDYEAAEPRQLVGVSKEVDVVIPNETRQSRFVNAPVTKLGIWKKNVWLTKSPLRKRRALVKSNVVASSSDVHRFLDSFKSSHKANIRSIRIPRSTEMITPQDFVTALISKRSKINETGNCTEHRTGQNDLINITKILLRNLDDSKSKTNVKREKSYPIMEKEESKETRHLYIDESLDNIFPIDLENDSKNWQSKENIAREMEDVFLRGASQALTRYIERQLHPAIKETLMISMGYTISYG; this is translated from the exons ATGGTGTCATTCTGTGAAATATCAGTGATTATGTTGTTGacattttcttcgattaatttcattcattcgaaTATTGGCAATTGGGAAGCCTGTGGTGGAAGATTAGAACGTGCCCTAGATGCACTTCACAAAGACTCGAGTAGACGAAAAGGATTTGAAGAAGAGAAACCAGGAACGTTGTATCAGCAAGAACTTCGTTCTGTACCACTTGAAATGTCTGTCTCCCGGATTGTTgtgaaa ttatcaCAAGGAGCTAGAAACACGGGAAATTGGGCAAGGGTTGAAAAATGCATCTACGAACCCAACAACAATTCTCTTCAAACTCGAGTCATGTTCAATGATTTATCTGTTTCTGGAATGGTTTCGTTAATACCACGAGATCATCAGTCTCCTGTATCAGCTGAGTCTTGCAGAATGACTTTAAGATTGAGACGTGCAGGTGTCGATTTTTTAACGAGTCCAATCGCTCGTGGCAGAGGGCAAATGCGCATTCGAACGGAATCTAGTTTTTTAGAACCGAGATTTGCTTCTATTTATGCTTATGGTTGCCATCCTACACGTTTAGACAAACAAATTAAGAGACAGGACAAATGGCCTCCGTTTTATCCACCTCGAGATGAA taTACAATTCTACCTTTAGCATTGAATGATGATTACGAGGCAGCAGAACCACGTCAATTGGTCGGTGTTTCGAAAGAGGTAGACGTTGTCATTCCAAACGAAACTCGTCAATCTCGTTTCGTAAACGCTCCTGTTACAAAATTAGGAATatggaagaaaaatgtttgGCTCACCAAATCTCCATTGCGGAAAAGGCGGGCTCTTGTAAAATCTAATGTTGTTGCGAGTTCTTCGGATGTACATCGCTTTCTAGATTCTTTTAAAAGTAGTCACAAAGCTAATATTCGTTCCATAAGAATACCGAGATCAACGGAGATGATCACTCCTCAAGATTTTGTAACCGCATTGATCAGTAAACGGTCAAAAATCAATGAAACTGGTAATTGTACTGAACATCGAACAGGACAGAACGATCTAATCAATATaactaaaattcttttaagaaaCTTGGATGACAGCAAATCAAAGACAAATgtcaagagagaaaaaagttatCCGATAATGGAAAAAGAGGAATCGAAAGAAACTAGACATTTGTATATTGATGAATCGTTagacaatatttttccaattgatCTAGAAAACGATAGTAAAAATTGGCAATCTAAAGAAAACATAGCTAGAGAAATGGAAGATGTTTTTTTAAGAGGTGCCAGTCAGGCTTTGACCAGATATATTGAAAGACAATTGCATCCTGCTATTAAAGAAACACTTATGATTTCTATGGGATATACTATCAGTTATGGATAA